In Patescibacteria group bacterium, the following proteins share a genomic window:
- the ftsZ gene encoding cell division protein FtsZ translates to MVEKPSSELENFAVIKVIGVGGSGGSVLTRMINSKLRGVEFIAINTDAQALAFNESPVKIQIGKDTTRGLGAGADPEVGRKAIEENKEEVYEALKGADMVFVTCGMGGGTGTGAAPFVADIAKELGALTVGVVTKPFSFEGQRRKKIAETGISEMKDKVDTIITIPNDRLLQVIDKKTSLFDAFGVVDDVLRQGVQGIADLITLHGIINVDFADVKAIMSDAGSALMGIGHGSGDNRAIEAARAAIDSPLLELSIDGAKGILFNITGGPDLGMYEIDEAAKAITEAADADANIIFGAIIDEAMQGEVKITVIATGFESDHTKIQRTPILQESRPTEIPSSQIIRREEREPQIAMEPETKVDRGMDEDDEDELEVPAFIRRKLK, encoded by the coding sequence ATGGTTGAAAAACCAAGTTCTGAACTAGAGAACTTTGCCGTAATAAAGGTTATTGGCGTAGGCGGATCTGGAGGATCGGTTCTTACACGTATGATCAATTCCAAGCTTAGAGGCGTGGAATTTATTGCTATTAATACGGATGCGCAGGCCCTTGCCTTTAATGAATCCCCGGTTAAAATTCAAATTGGTAAAGACACTACAAGGGGTTTGGGTGCAGGCGCAGATCCCGAGGTTGGGCGAAAGGCGATTGAGGAAAACAAAGAAGAGGTGTACGAGGCCCTTAAGGGCGCCGATATGGTATTTGTTACTTGCGGAATGGGTGGTGGTACTGGCACTGGCGCAGCCCCATTCGTCGCCGATATTGCAAAAGAACTCGGAGCGCTCACTGTCGGTGTCGTTACAAAACCTTTTTCGTTTGAAGGGCAGAGACGCAAAAAAATTGCTGAAACTGGCATTTCCGAAATGAAAGATAAAGTCGACACGATTATTACCATTCCCAACGACAGGCTTCTTCAAGTCATCGACAAAAAAACATCATTATTTGACGCATTTGGAGTAGTAGATGATGTTTTGCGTCAAGGTGTTCAGGGTATTGCTGACCTCATTACTTTACACGGCATTATCAATGTTGACTTCGCTGATGTAAAGGCAATTATGTCCGATGCGGGTTCAGCTCTTATGGGTATTGGTCATGGATCAGGCGATAATAGGGCAATTGAAGCAGCACGTGCAGCAATCGATTCTCCTCTTCTAGAGCTTTCAATCGACGGGGCAAAAGGAATTCTCTTTAATATTACCGGTGGCCCTGATCTCGGCATGTACGAAATCGACGAAGCCGCCAAAGCGATTACCGAAGCAGCAGATGCAGATGCAAATATTATTTTCGGCGCCATCATAGACGAAGCTATGCAAGGAGAAGTTAAGATCACCGTTATTGCCACAGGTTTTGAATCTGATCACACCAAAATTCAACGCACGCCAATCTTACAAGAAAGCAGGCCAACAGAAATTCCTTCTTCTCAAATAATCCGACGCGAGGAACGAGAACCGCAGATCGCCATGGAGCCTGAAACTAAAGTTGATCGCGGAATGGACGAAGACGATGAAGACGAACTAGAAGTCCCGGCATTTATAAGGCGAAAACTCAAATAA
- the nrdR gene encoding transcriptional regulator NrdR: MLCPYCKKSDTSVLDSRDEISFVRRRRECLSCSARFTTYERIELPKLKVVKRNGMREEYCRTKLAKGITIALEKRPFSEPQIDEIVSEIELELMKAGKREIGSKDIGNIVIKKLKSIDGVAYLRFLSVYKKFASANKFQVEAEKLNLDK, translated from the coding sequence ATGTTGTGCCCTTATTGTAAAAAATCAGATACATCCGTTCTTGACTCTCGAGATGAGATCTCATTTGTGAGGAGGAGGCGAGAGTGCCTTTCATGCTCAGCAAGATTTACCACTTATGAACGCATCGAGCTTCCAAAACTCAAAGTTGTAAAACGCAACGGAATGCGTGAAGAATACTGCCGAACAAAACTTGCAAAAGGCATAACTATTGCACTCGAAAAACGCCCGTTCTCTGAGCCACAAATCGATGAAATTGTTTCTGAAATTGAACTTGAATTAATGAAGGCTGGGAAACGTGAAATTGGCTCAAAAGATATCGGAAATATTGTAATCAAAAAGTTAAAATCAATTGATGGCGTGGCGTATTTGAGATTTTTGTCGGTATACAAAAAATTTGCCAGTGCTAATAAATTTCAAGTTGAAGCTGAAAAATTAAATTTAGATAAATAA
- the trxA gene encoding thioredoxin: MDEKKGNELIHLGKDNFEEIINGGKPALVDFSATWCGPCQMMAPILDEIAKEEDSFVTAKLDIDDAPEIAAKYHVMSVPSFLVFVGGEEKGRMMGAMAKEGLVEKVKDLLK; the protein is encoded by the coding sequence ATGGATGAAAAAAAGGGCAATGAATTGATTCATCTCGGGAAAGACAATTTTGAGGAGATTATAAATGGCGGCAAGCCAGCCCTGGTTGACTTCTCCGCAACTTGGTGTGGACCATGCCAAATGATGGCTCCGATTCTTGACGAGATTGCAAAAGAGGAAGATTCGTTTGTAACAGCCAAGCTTGATATCGATGATGCTCCGGAGATCGCCGCCAAGTATCACGTGATGTCGGTGCCTAGCTTTCTAGTGTTTGTGGGCGGGGAAGAAAAAGGCAGGATGATGGGCGCAATGGCCAAAGAAGGTTTGGTTGAAAAAGTCAAAGATTTGTTAAAATAG
- a CDS encoding ATP-dependent DNA helicase produces the protein MQQKIDFNSSCGPSNILDGLNTEQKKAVTHKSGPLLIIAGAGTGKTSVITRRIAYLIEQKLAKPSEILALTFTEKAASEMEERVDQLVPYGYTDMWISTFHAFGDRLLRDFAIDLGLPANFKVLSGTEQAIFMRQNIYAFDLNYFRPVANPISHISAMLSHFSRLKDELITPETYVSWAQKIESKIKTPKGSLRDHKFDDPTGAEKTLELAHAYQRYCDLMIQAGNLDYGDQIFLSYKLLSENKKVLAECQTRFRHILVDEYQDTNHAQNEIIKLLASKDKNITVVGDDDQSIYRFRGASISNILDFAETYKNTTQVVLNTNYRSTQEILDSSYKLIQNNNPDRLEVKNKINKRLISKTHGVSPELLFCDTLSCEADTLVKKITNLKAQEGYKYNDFAILVRANNQAEPFIQSLNMSGIPYMFSGASGLFEQPEIKMLVSFLKCLVYTDDNLAFYQLATSELYGISHDSIADFYTLAKRGNRYLKSLIKSYISKPAELNFGESERDKLVELIYDIDNFANRKNDPVGEVLYEYLTEKKYLKKLSKNPSVEDELKIHNIAKFFDRISEFNHSSNERGVLKFLENLELILEVGDEVISSDIDPDIDAVNILTAHAAKGLEWPVVFIVNCVADRFPSRNKRDPLPIPEDLIHEHLPEGDFHLEEERRLFYVAATRAKEYLYLTAGEDYGGKRAKKLSQFALELLDEPNSGKLKNKLKPLEKIERFKKLELNHAKLPNKFKSEIIKLSRQQIDDYYSCPKKFYYAHIIKIPLLENHYLMYGTAVHAALDHYFSRKISGENPTLSQLLEDYNQAFRNVGFITREQEELRKKQGIETLSKFYDEDRAENLIPTEVEKIFEFCENNVKINGRYDLVYRTGDNAEIRDFKTSSVLTQKDADRRIKDSTQMMIYALAWYEKYKTIPKTTLHFIESGLKGEIFFKEADLTKTKDMIFDVADGIRKNIMNAKPDYNNCKNCPYKDICPDAI, from the coding sequence ATGCAGCAAAAAATCGATTTCAATTCATCCTGTGGTCCATCGAATATACTAGACGGGCTTAATACCGAGCAGAAAAAAGCAGTCACCCATAAATCTGGCCCGCTTTTGATTATTGCCGGAGCAGGAACAGGTAAAACGAGTGTAATCACGCGCAGAATCGCTTATCTGATCGAACAGAAACTTGCCAAGCCTTCGGAAATTTTAGCCCTTACATTTACTGAAAAAGCCGCGTCCGAGATGGAAGAGAGGGTGGACCAGCTTGTTCCTTATGGATATACCGATATGTGGATATCTACCTTCCACGCCTTTGGCGACAGGCTTTTGCGCGATTTTGCCATCGATCTCGGCCTTCCTGCCAACTTCAAAGTACTTTCAGGTACGGAACAGGCGATATTTATGAGGCAGAATATTTATGCATTTGACCTCAATTATTTCCGACCGGTTGCGAACCCGATATCACACATTTCAGCGATGCTTTCACATTTCTCACGATTAAAAGACGAATTGATCACACCTGAAACTTATGTTTCTTGGGCACAGAAAATAGAATCAAAAATCAAAACCCCAAAGGGGTCCCTTCGGGATCACAAGTTTGATGATCCGACAGGTGCAGAAAAAACGCTCGAACTTGCCCATGCCTACCAGAGATATTGTGATCTCATGATTCAGGCGGGAAATCTTGATTATGGGGATCAGATTTTCTTAAGCTACAAATTACTCTCGGAAAATAAAAAAGTTCTCGCCGAATGCCAAACAAGATTTAGACATATTCTCGTTGATGAATATCAAGACACAAATCATGCTCAAAATGAGATTATAAAGCTGCTGGCATCCAAGGATAAAAATATTACGGTCGTTGGTGATGACGATCAATCAATTTATCGTTTTCGCGGAGCCTCAATCTCAAACATTTTGGACTTTGCCGAAACTTACAAAAACACCACCCAAGTAGTTCTAAATACAAATTATCGTTCAACTCAAGAAATTTTGGATTCATCATACAAACTCATACAAAACAACAATCCAGATCGCCTGGAAGTTAAGAATAAAATTAACAAACGTTTAATTTCTAAAACACACGGGGTAAGTCCAGAACTTTTGTTTTGTGATACACTTTCGTGTGAAGCTGATACCTTGGTCAAAAAAATTACTAATCTTAAAGCCCAAGAAGGTTATAAATATAATGATTTTGCTATTTTAGTTCGCGCCAATAATCAAGCAGAGCCATTTATTCAATCTCTGAACATGTCGGGGATTCCCTACATGTTTTCCGGTGCATCCGGGCTGTTTGAGCAGCCAGAGATCAAAATGCTCGTCTCATTTCTGAAATGTCTAGTTTACACTGATGACAATCTTGCATTTTATCAGCTTGCCACCAGTGAATTATATGGAATCTCACATGACTCAATTGCCGATTTTTACACTTTGGCAAAGAGGGGAAACAGATATTTAAAATCACTCATTAAATCATATATAAGTAAGCCAGCTGAGCTCAATTTTGGCGAATCCGAGAGAGATAAATTAGTAGAATTGATTTACGATATTGACAATTTTGCCAATCGTAAAAATGATCCTGTGGGCGAAGTTTTATATGAATATTTAACAGAAAAAAAATATCTAAAGAAGCTGAGTAAAAATCCAAGCGTTGAGGACGAGCTTAAAATACATAATATTGCCAAATTTTTTGATCGAATCTCCGAATTCAATCATTCATCAAACGAGAGGGGAGTGCTGAAATTTTTGGAAAACCTCGAATTGATTCTTGAGGTTGGAGACGAGGTCATTTCTTCTGACATTGATCCCGATATTGATGCGGTTAATATTTTAACCGCACATGCCGCTAAAGGATTGGAGTGGCCAGTGGTTTTCATTGTAAATTGCGTTGCCGACCGATTTCCATCTCGCAACAAGCGCGATCCACTACCGATACCCGAGGATCTTATTCACGAACATCTACCGGAAGGCGATTTTCACCTCGAAGAAGAACGAAGGCTGTTTTATGTTGCTGCAACAAGAGCTAAAGAATATCTCTACCTCACAGCCGGCGAGGATTATGGCGGCAAAAGAGCAAAAAAATTATCCCAATTTGCACTCGAACTTCTTGATGAACCAAATTCGGGAAAATTAAAAAACAAACTTAAACCGTTGGAAAAAATTGAACGATTCAAAAAGTTGGAGTTAAATCACGCTAAATTACCCAATAAATTTAAATCTGAAATTATTAAACTTTCTCGTCAGCAAATTGACGACTATTACTCTTGTCCAAAGAAATTTTATTATGCCCACATTATTAAAATACCACTTTTGGAAAATCACTATTTAATGTACGGCACAGCGGTTCATGCCGCACTCGACCATTATTTCAGCCGCAAAATTTCAGGAGAAAACCCGACGCTCTCACAGCTTCTCGAAGATTATAATCAGGCATTCCGCAATGTCGGCTTCATAACTCGCGAACAGGAAGAACTGCGTAAGAAGCAGGGGATAGAGACGCTTTCCAAATTCTACGATGAAGATCGAGCGGAGAATTTGATCCCGACCGAGGTTGAAAAGATTTTTGAGTTTTGCGAAAACAATGTCAAAATAAATGGACGCTATGACCTTGTTTATAGAACAGGTGATAATGCCGAAATCCGCGATTTCAAGACCTCGAGTGTCCTTACACAGAAAGACGCCGATCGCAGAATCAAAGATTCTACCCAGATGATGATTTATGCCTTGGCTTGGTATGAAAAATATAAAACCATCCCAAAAACAACTCTTCACTTCATCGAATCAGGGCTGAAAGGAGAAATATTCTTCAAAGAAGCGGATCTTACAAAAACCAAGGACATGATTTTTGATGTTGCCGACGGAATCCGCAAGAATATCATGAACGCCAAGCCTGATTATAACAACTGCAAAAACTGCCCCTATAAGGATATCTGTCCGGATGCGATTTGA
- a CDS encoding DNA recombination protein RmuC yields MTNTILIIIAVFLAAIIGTVIANVLIRKRNSIHDSSLDDRISRLANEALDMNSKRLIELSKEMLNAEKNEIKTDLEGKKSAISSLIDEIRKDIRKNEERITKSDDERLRSFSALQNELKSYKEITGDLKLSTDKLKELLSNNQMRGAFGEQVAEDLLKMAGFVIGQSYTRNETQKTESTRPDFTILLPDKTKINIDAKFPYNSLVKYVEAQSKTEKERFMRDFKQDVKNKIKQVCTRDYINPAEKTVDFVILFIPNEMIFSLIYDKMNDVWEEAMRKKVVLAGPFSFTAILRMVKQAYQNFQYQENLQHIIGLIQQFDSEYQKYSAAVDTLGDRISSTSRQFDLVANTRDKKLSSVVDKIKSHNIIEAGDTDIKKIASDEE; encoded by the coding sequence ATGACCAACACAATCTTAATAATCATAGCCGTATTTCTTGCCGCAATAATTGGTACCGTTATTGCTAATGTTTTGATTAGAAAACGCAATTCTATACACGATTCAAGCCTTGACGATAGAATATCCAGGCTGGCAAATGAAGCACTCGACATGAATTCCAAAAGGCTTATCGAATTATCAAAAGAAATGCTCAATGCTGAAAAAAATGAGATCAAAACCGACCTTGAGGGCAAAAAATCGGCCATTTCAAGCCTAATCGATGAAATTCGCAAAGATATCCGCAAGAACGAAGAACGGATTACAAAAAGCGATGATGAACGTTTAAGATCATTTTCCGCACTGCAGAACGAGCTTAAGTCTTATAAAGAAATTACTGGAGACCTGAAGCTTTCAACCGACAAACTAAAGGAGCTCCTATCCAACAACCAGATGAGGGGAGCTTTCGGCGAACAAGTTGCCGAAGATCTCTTAAAGATGGCTGGGTTTGTGATTGGGCAAAGCTATACTCGCAATGAAACACAAAAAACGGAATCTACCCGGCCGGATTTTACGATATTATTGCCTGATAAAACAAAAATTAATATCGATGCCAAGTTTCCGTATAATTCACTTGTTAAATACGTTGAGGCGCAGTCCAAAACCGAGAAAGAACGCTTTATGCGGGATTTCAAACAGGATGTCAAAAATAAAATTAAACAAGTATGCACGCGTGACTACATCAACCCCGCAGAAAAAACAGTTGATTTTGTCATTCTTTTTATTCCCAACGAAATGATATTTTCATTAATATATGACAAGATGAACGATGTTTGGGAAGAGGCAATGAGGAAAAAGGTCGTGCTAGCCGGGCCATTCAGCTTTACGGCAATTTTGCGTATGGTGAAGCAAGCATATCAAAATTTTCAATATCAAGAGAATCTGCAACATATTATCGGTTTAATTCAACAATTCGACAGCGAATATCAAAAATATTCGGCTGCCGTGGATACACTGGGCGATCGCATATCTTCGACCTCAAGGCAATTTGATTTAGTAGCAAATACACGGGATAAAAAATTATCAAGCGTAGTCGATAAAATTAAAAGCCATAATATCATCGAGGCAGGGGATACAGATATTAAGAAAATAGCTTCCGATGAAGAATAA
- a CDS encoding RluA family pseudouridine synthase, whose translation MKNKVFINFDNSHSKRADAFLADKYPEYSRAYFQNLITSGKVFVNGEQIKPSHKLISSDLIEIDFIESSAEYDLKPADIKLDILFENDDVIVINKQPGLVVHPAAGNKEGTLVNALIYHFPMIKKAVYDKNSEVSKIRPGLVHRLDKDTSGVLIVAKNTKAMHSLSRQIQNRNVVKKYWALCFGWPKNEKGVLINYLGRHPKNRKLIADVGETKGKQAISNFCLIHSYRHLKEQISLIEFDIKTGRTHQIRVQAKEMGNPVMGDAVYGNKSSITLSHELNIQRQMLHAKELSITLPGDAKARTFSAPIPDDFQSVIDKLS comes from the coding sequence ATGAAGAATAAAGTTTTTATCAATTTTGATAATTCTCATAGCAAAAGGGCTGATGCTTTTCTTGCTGACAAGTACCCGGAATACTCACGGGCTTATTTTCAGAATCTTATTACATCGGGAAAAGTATTTGTCAATGGTGAACAAATTAAACCAAGCCACAAACTGATTTCTAGCGATCTAATAGAAATCGATTTTATTGAATCCAGTGCTGAATATGACCTAAAACCGGCTGATATTAAGCTCGACATTTTATTTGAGAATGATGACGTGATCGTGATAAATAAACAGCCCGGCCTCGTGGTCCATCCTGCCGCCGGAAATAAAGAAGGAACTCTGGTTAATGCGCTTATTTATCATTTTCCTATGATCAAAAAGGCTGTATATGACAAGAATTCTGAAGTTTCGAAGATACGCCCAGGGCTCGTTCATCGGCTAGACAAGGACACTTCGGGAGTTTTGATTGTTGCAAAAAATACGAAAGCAATGCATTCGCTTTCACGGCAAATCCAAAACAGAAATGTTGTAAAGAAGTACTGGGCACTATGTTTTGGTTGGCCGAAAAACGAAAAAGGAGTGCTCATAAATTATCTCGGGCGACACCCCAAAAACAGAAAGCTCATTGCTGATGTAGGGGAGACCAAAGGCAAACAAGCCATATCTAATTTTTGTCTGATACATTCTTATAGGCACCTAAAGGAACAAATCTCTCTGATTGAATTTGATATCAAAACTGGCCGAACCCACCAAATCCGGGTGCAAGCGAAGGAAATGGGTAACCCCGTGATGGGAGACGCAGTCTATGGAAACAAAAGTAGTATTACTTTATCACACGAATTAAATATTCAACGCCAAATGCTCCATGCAAAAGAGCTTTCAATTACATTGCCCGGTGATGCTAAGGCCAGGACCTTCTCCGCTCCAATTCCAGACGACTTCCAGTCTGTAATTGATAAATTGAGCTAA
- the secD gene encoding protein translocase subunit SecD — MRKNLWIIFGFIIALTALAVFIDIPKSALSGEKVKALLGLDLQGGTELIYQADLSQSTNKTTDLTNLKNVFRNRIDRLGVGEPTIQTTGTDRILIELPGIRNIDEAVQKIGETYELVFMTQSTAEEGGLQLQAYSEDYTYPGYWKATDLTGRNLIASKTDATFQNSQSSVQSEPVVSLTFDSAGKEKFAKLTKENLNKQIAIVLDNRIISAPNVQVEITDGQAIITGQKDIKEAQELASRLKEGSLPISAQLVAQKNIGASLGEGSLKKSIVAAIIGFLVLTLFMLIYYKFPGLLAIVALAIYATLSMALFKIIPVTLSLAGIAGFILSVGMAVDANILIFERMKEELKSGKDNNLAIRDGFVRAWSSIRDSNFSSIITCIILYVFGSGSVRGFALTLLIGVIVSMFTAVTVTRTFMLLISQTNARRWLNV; from the coding sequence ATGAGAAAAAATCTTTGGATTATCTTCGGGTTTATTATCGCATTAACTGCTCTGGCAGTTTTTATTGATATTCCAAAAAGCGCACTTTCGGGTGAAAAAGTTAAAGCTCTCCTTGGCTTGGATTTGCAAGGCGGCACGGAGCTAATTTATCAGGCTGACCTATCACAATCTACAAACAAGACTACCGACCTTACGAATTTAAAAAATGTCTTTCGCAATCGAATTGACCGCCTCGGAGTAGGAGAGCCCACAATTCAGACCACCGGAACCGACCGGATTCTTATTGAACTTCCAGGAATAAGAAATATTGACGAAGCCGTCCAAAAAATCGGCGAGACTTACGAATTGGTGTTTATGACCCAGTCAACTGCTGAAGAAGGAGGCCTTCAACTCCAAGCTTATTCCGAAGACTATACTTATCCCGGATATTGGAAAGCTACCGATTTAACCGGCCGTAATCTTATTGCCTCTAAGACGGATGCTACTTTTCAAAATTCTCAAAGCTCTGTTCAGTCCGAGCCGGTTGTGTCATTAACATTTGATAGTGCGGGCAAAGAAAAATTTGCCAAACTAACAAAAGAGAATTTAAATAAGCAAATTGCTATAGTCCTAGACAATCGTATAATTTCTGCCCCAAATGTCCAAGTAGAAATTACCGACGGACAGGCAATAATTACCGGCCAAAAAGACATCAAGGAAGCACAGGAGCTTGCTAGCCGATTAAAAGAAGGTTCACTCCCAATCTCTGCTCAACTCGTCGCCCAGAAAAACATTGGTGCATCCCTAGGGGAAGGCAGCTTGAAAAAAAGCATTGTTGCCGCAATAATCGGTTTTTTGGTTCTGACACTCTTTATGTTAATTTATTACAAATTTCCCGGACTTTTGGCAATTGTCGCCTTGGCAATTTATGCCACCCTGTCGATGGCCTTGTTTAAAATTATTCCGGTAACATTGAGCCTTGCGGGTATTGCCGGTTTTATTCTTTCAGTCGGTATGGCTGTTGATGCCAACATTTTGATTTTTGAAAGGATGAAGGAGGAACTAAAATCAGGTAAAGACAACAATCTGGCGATTCGCGACGGCTTTGTCCGCGCCTGGTCTTCGATCAGAGACTCAAACTTTTCTTCAATCATCACTTGTATTATCCTTTATGTATTTGGTTCCGGCTCGGTTCGCGGCTTTGCGCTCACTCTTTTAATTGGCGTTATTGTCAGCATGTTTACCGCTGTTACCGTCACTAGAACATTTATGCTTTTAATTTCACAAACGAACGCAAGAAGGTGGCTAAATGTTTAA
- the secF gene encoding protein translocase subunit SecF codes for MFKIIRDRKLWYIISGLMIVLAIIFLFVFKLRVGIDFTGGSIAVFKTNDPSAENLIAEEYKAAGIDSPQIAKSGDNEITVKAPAMEQGTESNILSKLQTKISDIQETSFDTIGPTIGRDLTNKAVLAVIFASLGIIFYIAYAFRRLPKPLSPWKFGVLAVLAIIHDLLITVGIFALIGHFFTWMQVDSLFITALLTVMGFSVHDTIVIYDRLRENFIKNPHESFGLIAEKSVNQTLARSINTSLTAILVLLALFLLGAESVRHLVLTLLIGMFIGTYSSIFVAAPLAVSWHKVNQES; via the coding sequence ATGTTTAAAATTATTAGAGATAGAAAACTTTGGTATATAATTTCCGGGCTGATGATTGTTTTAGCCATCATTTTTTTGTTTGTTTTTAAACTGCGTGTCGGCATTGATTTTACCGGTGGTTCGATTGCAGTATTCAAAACAAACGACCCGTCAGCGGAAAATTTGATCGCCGAGGAATACAAAGCTGCTGGAATTGATTCCCCACAAATTGCAAAAAGCGGAGATAATGAAATTACTGTCAAGGCGCCAGCAATGGAGCAGGGGACAGAATCAAACATTTTGTCTAAATTACAAACGAAAATTTCTGACATTCAAGAGACTAGCTTCGATACTATTGGACCAACAATTGGCCGAGATCTAACAAACAAGGCGGTCCTGGCAGTTATTTTTGCCTCTTTGGGTATCATTTTCTACATCGCTTACGCCTTCAGAAGATTGCCAAAGCCACTAAGCCCCTGGAAGTTCGGCGTTCTCGCTGTTTTGGCAATTATTCATGACCTTTTAATTACCGTCGGAATTTTTGCTTTGATAGGACACTTTTTTACATGGATGCAGGTCGACTCGTTGTTTATTACTGCCCTCCTTACAGTGATGGGCTTTTCTGTTCATGACACTATTGTTATCTATGACAGATTGCGAGAGAATTTTATTAAAAATCCACACGAATCTTTTGGTTTAATTGCCGAGAAATCTGTTAATCAAACTCTGGCGCGGTCGATCAATACTTCACTCACAGCAATCCTGGTCCTTCTGGCACTATTTTTGCTTGGGGCCGAATCAGTCCGCCATTTGGTGCTTACGCTCTTGATCGGAATGTTCATTGGAACATATTCCTCGATTTTCGTTGCCGCCCCACTTGCAGTTTCGTGGCACAAAGTTAACCAAGAAAGTTAA
- a CDS encoding small basic family protein produces MYLIILGLILGLVFGAFLKIDIPTEYARYTAVAILGMLDSVFGAIRAQVEGKYDTIIFITGLAFNMAMAVLITYFGDKLNLDLYLAILIAFTIRIFLNLGIIRTTTIDHWRASKRNKSE; encoded by the coding sequence ATGTACTTAATAATTCTTGGTTTAATTCTTGGTCTCGTATTCGGAGCATTCCTCAAAATTGATATTCCGACCGAATATGCCAGATATACTGCTGTAGCAATTCTCGGAATGCTTGATTCTGTTTTCGGTGCTATTCGCGCTCAGGTGGAAGGAAAATACGATACAATTATTTTTATTACTGGCCTTGCTTTCAATATGGCTATGGCTGTCCTTATTACATACTTCGGTGACAAGCTCAATCTTGATCTCTACCTGGCAATACTTATTGCCTTTACGATTCGCATTTTCCTAAACCTTGGCATTATTAGAACTACCACAATAGACCATTGGCGCGCAAGCAAGCGAAACAAGAGCGAATAA